The following are encoded together in the Lathyrus oleraceus cultivar Zhongwan6 chromosome 3, CAAS_Psat_ZW6_1.0, whole genome shotgun sequence genome:
- the LOC127127165 gene encoding shaggy-related protein kinase theta, translating into MNMMRRLKSIASGRTSISSDPGGDSTTKRAKFDQGTEGKENEETNRVEGSENNRDKYVDASQEDTSSKCNTTVSAVSKTEKSGYDQLPKELLEMKIKDDKSKNNKEKDMEATVVNGNGTETGQIITTSIGGRDGQPKRIISYMAERVVGTGSFGVVYQAKCVETGEAVAIKKVLQDKRYKNRELQVMRMLEHTNVLKLKHCFYSTAEKEEVYLNLVLEYVPETVYRVSKHYVRMHQHMPILYVQLYTYQICRGLNYMHHVVGVCHRDIKPQNLLVNPTSHRLKICDFGSAKMLMPGEPNISYICSRYYRAPELIFGATEYTTAIDVWSAGCVLAELLLGQPLFPGESGVDQLVEIIKILGTPTREEIKCMNPNYTEFKFPQIKAHPWHKIFHKSMPSEAVDLVSRMLQYSPNLRCTALDACAHSFFDDLRDPNVRLPNGQELPPLFDFTAQELAGAPDELRRRLIPEHARS; encoded by the exons ATGAATATGATGAGAAGGTTGAAAAGCATTGCTTCTGGGAGAACCTCTATTTCATCAGATCCT GGAGGTGATTCTACTACAAAAAGAGCCAAGTTCGATCAAGGGACTGAAGGAAAAGAAAACGAGGAAACAAATCGTGTTGAGGGAAGTGAAAATAATCGGGATAAGTATGTAGATGCGTCACAAGAAGATACGTCTAGTAAATGTAATACTACTGTTTCTGCGGTTTCTAAAACTGAGAAGTCGGGTTATGATCAGCTACCAAAAGAATTACttgaaatgaaaattaaagaTGATAAAAGCAAAAACAACAAAGAAAAG GACATGGAGGCAACTGTTGTGAACGGAAACGGAACGGAAACCGGTCAAATAATTACAACTTCTATTGGTGGTCGAGACGGACAACCAAAGCGG ATAATCTCATACATGGCAGAACGTGTAGTTGGTACCGGTTCTTTTGGTGTTGTTTATCAG GCTAAGTGTGTTGAAACTGGTGAAGCCGTTGCGATTAAGAAAGTCTTACAAGACAAGAGATACAAAAATAGGGAACTCCAAGTTATGCGTATGCTTGAACATACTAATGTTCTTAAACTAAAGCATTGTTTCTACTCGACGGCTGAAAAAGAAGAGGTGTACCTTAACTTAGTGTTGGAGTATGTACCTGAAACTGTGTACAGAGTTTCAAAGCACTATGTCAGGATGCACCAACACATGCCTATACTCTACGTCCAACTATATACTTATCAG ATATGCCGCGGTTTAAATTACATGCACCATGTGGTTGGAGTCTGTCACCGTGACATCAAACCTCAAAATCTATTG GTTAATCCGACGAGTCATCGGTTAAAGATATGTGATTTTGGGAGTGCGAAAATGTTG ATGCCTGGTGAACCCAACATATCGTACATATGCTCGCGGTATTATAGAGCTCCTGAACTTATATTTGGCGCAACGGAGTACACAACTGCTATTGATGTTTGGTCTGCTGGCTGTGTTTTGGCTGAGCTTCTTCTAGGACAG CCATTGTTTCCTGGAGAGAGTGGGGTTGATCAGTTGGTAGAGATCATTAAG ATCTTGGGAACACCGACCCGAGAAGAAATAAAGTGCATGAATCCAAATTACACTGAATTCAAATTTCCTCAGATTAAAGCTCACCCATGGCACAAG ATCTTTCACAAAAGTATGCCATCTGAAGCTGTGGATCTTGTATCGAGGATGCTTCAGTATTCGCCAAATCTACGTTGCACTGCT TTGGATGCATGTGCACATTCCTTCTTTGACGATCTTCGGGACCCAAATGTACGATTACCAAATGGGCAAGAACTTCCTCCTTTGTTCGATTTCACAGCTCAAG